GGCGGCTGGTTCGTCTGGCATCCCTACACCGACACCCGTCCGGTGCAGCTCATCGCGGGGGGATCGGGCATCGTGCCGCTCCTGCCGATGGTGACCGCGCACGCCGAGGCCGAGGACCCCACGCCCTTCCGCCTGCTCTACGCCGTCCGGACCCCGGAGGACGTCTTCTTCCGTCGGGAGCTCGACGCGGCCCTGGCGACGGCCGACCGGGCTCCGTTCGACCTCGAGGTCGTGCACAGCCGCCGCGCTCCCGAGGGCGCCGCGACCCCGGCCGGCCGCCTGACCCGCGACCGCCTCGCTGCGGCGGTCCTGCCGCCGGAGGCCGGTGCGCGCCTGTACGTCTGCGGGTCCACCCCCTTCGTCGAGCAGGTCCTGCGCTGGCTCGGCGAGCTCGGACACGACACCACCGAGGTGCGTGCGGAGCGGTTCGGCGGCGCGTGACGACGGTCGTCGACGCCTGCGACGGTCACCGGGTCGGTCTGCCGGGCACCAGGGCGGTCGTCAGCGACCGAGCCACCGTGTCGGCGGTCGCGGTGCGAGTCGACACGCCCTGACGGACGGAAGCGTGCGGGAAACCGCATCGTCCGACTCCGGACCCACCCCGCGGCGCTCCTGCTCCGAAGACGTCCCCGGGCCCGCGACCGGACCACCCATCCGGGGGCCACACCGGAGGCGACGACGCCTCCGCGCCGGTGGGCGCGGGGACCCGAACCCTGCGCCTGCCGGTGCGTCCGGTCCGAGCACCCGCCCGGAACGACAGAACCCCGCCCGGAACGACAGAACCCCCCGACCATGAGGCCGAGGGGTTCCGTGTGTTCCGAGCGGATGACGAGATTCGAACTCGCGACCCTCACCTTGGCAAGGTGATGCGCTACCACTGCGCCACATCCGCACGCTGACCACCGGGGTGACCAACGTCGTCCACTGTACCCGACCTGTCGCCGGAACCGGGCCTCCCGTCCGCGTGTCGGGCGCGCCGCGCGCCGGGACCGGCCGCCGGGCTAGGGTCGGACGCGTGACGACGACGTTCCGACGCAGTTCCCCGTCCGCCCTCGGCATCGACGCGGCCGGTGTCGACCGGCTCGCGACCGCCCTCGAGCAGACACCGCTCGTGGAGCCGCACAGCCTGGTCGTCCTGCGGCACGGCGCGGTCGCCGCCGAGGGGTGGTGGGCGCCGTTCACCCCGGACCGTCCGCACCTGCTGTACTCGCTCAGCAAGAGCTTCACCGCGGCGGCCGTGGGCATCGCGGTCCGCGCCGGCCTGGTCGACCTCGACGCGACGGTGATCAGCCACTTCCCCGAACTCGACTCCGAGGTCACCGACGCCCGAACGCGGCGGATGCGGGTGCGACACCTCCTCGCGATGGCGAGCGGACACCGCACCGAGACGATCGACCGTGCCGAGGCGATCGACCCGACGAACACCGTGCGCGGGTTCCTGCTCCTCCCGCCCGACGAGGAGCCCGGCAGCGTGTTCGCCTACAACCAGCCGTGCACCTACACGCTCGGCGAGATCGTCCGGCGGGTCAGCGGCGGCTCGCTGCTGGAGTTCCTGCGCCCGCGGCTCTTCGCGCCACTGGGCATCGACGACTTCACCTGGCGTCGGGACGAATCCGGCGCCGAGCTCGGCTACAGCGGCGGGTACACGACGACGGACGCGATCGCCGCGCTCGGCCAGCTGTACCTGCAGCGCGGGGTGTGGGACGGCGAGCGGATCCTCGACGAGGACTGGGTCGAGCAGGCAACCAGCGTCCAGGTCGCCAACCCGGACGAGACGAACCCCGACTGGTCACAGGGATACGGCTTCCAGTTCTGGATGGCCCGCCGCGGTTTCCGGGGCGACGGTGCGTACGGGCAGTTCTGCGTGGTGCTCCCCGAGCACGACGTCGTCGTGGCCGTCACCGGCCAGAGCCTCGACATGCAGGCCGTCCTCGACGCCGTGTGGGCGCACCTCCTGCCCGCGGTCGGCCGCGACGGCTCGGCGGACGCCGACGACGCACTCCGCGACCGGCTGGCCGCCCTCGCCCTGCCGCCGCTCACCGGCGGGCCGCTCGGCAGCCTCCCCGCGGTCGCGCCGTCCTCGCCGGTCCCGGTCGGCGGCGACTCCGGCCTGGAGGCGGTGCACCTGTCCCAGGACGCGGACCGTCGGTGGGTGGTCACCCTGGTCGACGCGTCCGGCGAGGTGACCGCGCCGGTCGGTGAGGGCGTGTGGCTCGTCGCAGGTGCGACCGCCGCGAGCGGTGCGCGCACGGGTGACGCGGTGGCGGTCGACGTCCGCTTCGTCGACACCCCGCACCTGCTGCACGTGCGGGCTGACCTGGCCACGGGCGCCGTCACTGCCGCGTGGGAGACCCAGCCGCTGCACGACGGGGTGGCGACGCTCCGCCGCCAGGGCTGAGCGGCGGCCCGGGCGCCTGCCGGCCGGCGGTCAGCGGGTCGCGCCGGTGACGACGGCGTGCGCGAAGGACCAGGGCGCCTCGGCCACGCCGGAGCACATGTAGGCGCCGATCGACGGGTTGCAGGGCTGGTCGCGCGTGGCCTCCCAGTAGGAGAGGACCTCGACGCCGTTCGCCACCGACCAGGCGGCCAGGTGCTCGGCGTCGGCCCGGGTGAACACCTCGCCGGTGTCGTTGAGCCCGACCATCGGGGTGATGCCGACGCGGCCCAGGCGCTCCCGCGCCGAGAGCCCCGCGTAGGCCGGGATCGTCGCCAGCTGCTCGGCGGTCGCGAGGGCGGCGGCCTGCGCTGCCTCCCCCATCGGCTGCGCACCCTGTCCGTAGTCCATCGCCATCACGTTCACCGCGACCGGTCGCACGCCGGCCTGTGCGAGCCCACGCACCGCGGCGACGCCCTCGGGCAGCAGCCCCGTGGGCATGACCGGCAGGGTGAGCGACACGTCGAGGTGGCGACCCTTCGCCGCCTGCGCCCGGACGACCGCGGCGATCGCCGTCGCCCGCCGCTGGTTCGCCGCCGTGTTGCCGAGCGATGAGCCCTCGATGTCCAGGTCGATGCGGTCGACGCCGAACCGGTCGACGACCTGCTGGTAGGCCGCCTGCAGCCGCACGGGGTCGGTGCACTTCAGGGCGAGCTCGCTGTTCACGGCGCCGCCGAAGGACACGACGACCTGTCCGCCCGTCGCCTGGAACGCGCTGATGTTCGCGTGGAAGTCCTGCGGTCCGCCGATCCGGTACGCGTCGAAGCCCGCCCACGCCGGTGTGCACGCGCTGCCGCCGTTGTCGGACACGACGAACGCCAGGGTGAACGCCCGCATCCCGGTGCGCTGGGCGAAGGTGGTCAGGTCGGCGGTCGGCCAGAGCCCGAGGTCGACGTACGGCGCGACCAGGGTGTCGGCGACGCGCGGGCCGGTGAGCGGCGCCGGCACGGCGATCGGGGTCGGCGCGGGGTCCGACGGTGCCGGTCCCCCGGTGGGGCCACCGGTCACCCGGCAGCCGACGTCGTGCCCGGCCGGCACGTCGAGGACGGTGCAGGCAGTCGGGACGAGCCCCGCGCCTCCAGGCGTGCGCGAGGTCAACCCGAA
The sequence above is drawn from the Curtobacterium sp. L6-1 genome and encodes:
- a CDS encoding glycoside hydrolase family 18 protein: MSRSSLSRRFLPVAVVLALVATGTTSAPAEAAPAPRVSVTWKNTNSWKTGFRSSISVKNGSATTWRGWRITFAYASRPRVYRDVRKVSSTTGSFTVAGVTGRTDVRAGATTSFRIDSRKVAGARMVPTSCTVVGSSLPCSLNGGRATPGTPSTTTPRPSPTAKPTPTPTPSPTAKPTPTPTPSAPSAPTTGRDGTVSVGWLNNASWSTGTQSSVSVTNGTTLRLDPWRIRFTYAGTVDAMWDAVVAPAADGFTASAPSYGTALDAGAATAFGLTSRTPGGAGLVPTACTVLDVPAGHDVGCRVTGGPTGGPAPSDPAPTPIAVPAPLTGPRVADTLVAPYVDLGLWPTADLTTFAQRTGMRAFTLAFVVSDNGGSACTPAWAGFDAYRIGGPQDFHANISAFQATGGQVVVSFGGAVNSELALKCTDPVRLQAAYQQVVDRFGVDRIDLDIEGSSLGNTAANQRRATAIAAVVRAQAAKGRHLDVSLTLPVMPTGLLPEGVAAVRGLAQAGVRPVAVNVMAMDYGQGAQPMGEAAQAAALATAEQLATIPAYAGLSARERLGRVGITPMVGLNDTGEVFTRADAEHLAAWSVANGVEVLSYWEATRDQPCNPSIGAYMCSGVAEAPWSFAHAVVTGATR
- a CDS encoding FAD-binding oxidoreductase, whose protein sequence is MTLPTTDRSGPEARPASAAPARPLRRPAWHPATVAALAPETPNARRLVLDVPTWPGNDPGQHLDLRLTAEDGYQATRSYSIASSGDGTRVTLAVDRVEDGEVSPFLVDAVEVGDALEVHGPLGGWFVWHPYTDTRPVQLIAGGSGIVPLLPMVTAHAEAEDPTPFRLLYAVRTPEDVFFRRELDAALATADRAPFDLEVVHSRRAPEGAATPAGRLTRDRLAAAVLPPEAGARLYVCGSTPFVEQVLRWLGELGHDTTEVRAERFGGA
- a CDS encoding serine hydrolase domain-containing protein, coding for MTTTFRRSSPSALGIDAAGVDRLATALEQTPLVEPHSLVVLRHGAVAAEGWWAPFTPDRPHLLYSLSKSFTAAAVGIAVRAGLVDLDATVISHFPELDSEVTDARTRRMRVRHLLAMASGHRTETIDRAEAIDPTNTVRGFLLLPPDEEPGSVFAYNQPCTYTLGEIVRRVSGGSLLEFLRPRLFAPLGIDDFTWRRDESGAELGYSGGYTTTDAIAALGQLYLQRGVWDGERILDEDWVEQATSVQVANPDETNPDWSQGYGFQFWMARRGFRGDGAYGQFCVVLPEHDVVVAVTGQSLDMQAVLDAVWAHLLPAVGRDGSADADDALRDRLAALALPPLTGGPLGSLPAVAPSSPVPVGGDSGLEAVHLSQDADRRWVVTLVDASGEVTAPVGEGVWLVAGATAASGARTGDAVAVDVRFVDTPHLLHVRADLATGAVTAAWETQPLHDGVATLRRQG